The following is a genomic window from Candidatus Binatia bacterium.
AGCGCCGTCTCCTGCCACACGGGGGCATAGTGCGTCTCGGCGGCCGTGTCTGGCGTGAGCTGCCGGAAGGCCAGTCCGGACACCTCGATCAGCACGTCGCCCGAGGCACTCGTCGCGACGAGGTCGCCTGACCCTTCGGGCCCGCCGGAGCACCGCGCGTGGCACGTCGCCGGCAGGCGCGTTCGGTCGTAGCTGCGAAGCCGGCCGATGCGCACGGGAACCGCGGTCCCCTTGCCGGGCCAACCCGCTAGAACCGCCTGGAAGCACGAATCGAGGAGAGCCGGGTGTATCGCGTACGCCTCGTCGCCGGGGCGCGCTGGCTCGAGGTCGGCGCAGACGAAACCCTCGCCCCGCTCGATGGCTCGTATCCGTTGGAACGCCGGCCCGTGGAGGATTCCTCGCTCCCGCAGCGCCTCGTAGTGTCGCTCGGCCGAACGGGGCTCCGGCGACGTGCGACGGCCATCCATCTCCGCACCAGCATCACCCGTGCGGGCCGAGTCGACCCGCACGCGGGTCGTCGCATGAAGAATCGGAGCGGCATCGGCCACGTCATCCTTTTCGCGCGACAGGAACCGGAGCGAGGCCCAACCGTCTGTCTCCTCCGAAAGAGCGAGCTGCAGGACACGCGCCCCGTCCGCGGGAACGATCAGCGCCTCGCAGAACACGAAGTCCGCGAGCTCGAGCGTGCCTTCTCCCAGGGCCTCGTGGCCCGCGGAAAGCGCCATTTCGACGTACGCCGCTCCGGGAAGAACCACTGCGTCCCCGACGCGGTGGTCGGCCAGCCACGGGAAGGCCGCCTGATAGAGATCGACCTCCCAGTACTGCGTGGATCCTTCGAGGTCCGCCCGTAGATGTCTCCTCAAGAGCGGGTCCGCCGCGACGGAGGTGCCGTCACGCACGACGGTCCGCTGCGTCTCGATCGTGCTCCGGTCGGCGGAACCCTCCTCCAGCCAGAACGAGCGCCGTTGCCACGGGTACGTCGGCAGACGCACGCTTCGCGCATCCGATGAGACGAGCGTCGACCACGTGGGCATCCGCCCGGCGGTGTAGAGCTGACCGACCGTCTCGAGGAAGGCCCGACGACAGCCGCCTTCGCGATGGAGTGACCCCATCGAGACGCCACCGCCGGACGCACGGCGGAGGCCCTCACCGATCGCAGGTGTGAGCACCGGATGCGGGCTGAGCTCCACGAACAGGCGATGGCCGTCTTCGAGCAGCCGCTCGATGCCCGGCCAGAACAAAACCGGGCGTCTCAGGTTCTGCGCCCAGTATTCACCATCCATCTCGGGACCCCGGAGCCACTCCCCCGTGGCCGTGGACAGCATCGGCACCGACCCGGCGCGGGGCTCGAGGGAGCGAAGCTGCTCGCGAAGCGTAGGCAGCAGCGGGTCCATCTGCGGACCGTGAGACGCGTAGTCCACCTTGATCCGACGCGCGAAGACGTCGTGCGCGGAAAACGCGGCGACGAGAACGTCGATGGCACCGGCATCGCCCGAGAGAATGCACGAGGTGGGACCACTCACTGCAGCGAGGCCGACACGGCTCTTCAAGGGTTCGATGTATTCCTGCACCTCTTCCCGACTCAGCTCGACCACAGCCATCGCCCCGGTTCCGCCGGTAGCTTTGACGAGTCGGCTTCGCCGACACACCACGCGGCACGCGTCCTCCAACCCGAGCGCGCCGGCGGCGTAGGCGGCCGCGATCTCACCCATGCTGTGGCCGATGACCGCGTCGGGCCGAATTCCGATCGAGGACCAGAGGTCCGACAGCGCGACTTGAAGCGAGAAGATCGCCGGCTGGATGACGTCGACCGCTTCCAGCCGCTCGGCCGCATCCGCGCCGTAGAGGCTCTCGGTGAGCGACCAGCCTACGTCCGACCGGATCACCTCTTCGCAGCGGAGCAGCGCCTCGCGGAACGCCGGCTCGCGGTCGAACAGGTCACGGCCCATGCCCGGCCACTGGGACCCCTGCCCCGAGAAGGCGAACACGAGCTTCGAGCCGTCGCCGAGATCGGAGGGCGTGACGGACGCGGCCGGGTGCGAACCCGTGGAGCCGAACTCCGCGAGGATCTCGCGCACCTCTTCGGCTGAACTCCCCACTGCGGCAAGGCGTTCCGGCAGATGGGGGCGCCGAGCGGCGGTGTAGCAGACGTCGTCGATCGCCTGTGGCTCGCACTCGAGATGGGTCGCCATCTCAGTCGCGCGCTGCCTCAAAGCCGCCGTAGTCTTCGCGGAGAGAACGAGCAGTGAATCGCGGTCCTGCGCGACGTCGACGGATTCGGGCCCGAGGTCGGGCGCCTCTTCGAGGACGACGTGGACATTGGAACCCGTGATGCCGAACGAGCTCACGCCCGCGAGTCGACGGCCGCGGCCGCGAGGCCAGGGCCGCAGCGTGCGGGGGATCTCGAGCGCCAGGTCCTCCCAGGGGATCTTCGGATTGGGTGCCTCCACATGGAGGCTCGGAGGGATCTGCCGGTGCTTCAGACTGAGCGCGACCTTCACCAGGCCGGCCATTCCGGCCGCGGCCTCGCAGTGGCCGATGTTCGTCTTCACCGAGCCGACCAGGCACCGCTCGCCGTCCGGTCGCCCTTCGCGAAGCACCGTGCCGATGGCCTCAAGCTCGATCGGGTCCCCGGCGTTGGTCCCGGTCCCGTGTGCCTCCAGGTACTGGACGTCTCCAGGCGCAACGCCGGCGCGACCATACGCATCGCGGAGCAGAGCCGACTGAGAATCGGTGCTCGGGGTCATCAAGCTCCGGGACGTCCGGCCGTTGTTGTTCGTCGCCGAGGCGCGAACGCTCGCGTAGACGCGATCGCCGTCTGCGAGCGCCTTCGCGAGGGGCTTTAACACGACGACGGCGGCTCCATCGCTACGCGTAAAGCCGTCGGCGCGCGAGTCGCCGAACTTGCACCTGCCGTCGAGCGCGAGCATATTCGCCTGAGAGAAGCCGACCCCCGGCTCGGGAGAGAGAATGAAGTTCGCGCCTCCCACGAGCGCCTGCTCACTCTCTCCGTTCCAGATGCTCTGGCAGGCGAGGTGGACGGCGAGAAGCGAGGACGAGCAGGCGGTGTCGACTGTGAAGCTTGGGCCGCGGAGATCCAGCGTGTACGAGATGCGGCCCGACGCCGCGCTCCCATAGTTTCCAGTGTGGGTGTAGAGATTCACTCGCGACGCGTCGCGGTAGGACAGGGCCTCGTAGTCCTGGTTGTAGAGTCCAACGAAGACGCCCGTTCGACTGCCGGCCAGTGCCTCTGGCGCGGCGCCGGCGTCCTCCAGCGCTTCCCAAGCCACCTCGAGGAGCCAACGCTGCTGCGGATCGAGCGCTTCAGCTTCGCGCGGCGCAATGCCGAAGAAGTCGGCGTCGAAGTCCGCCGGGTTTCGGATGAATCCCCCCCAGCGGTTGGACAAGCGCCCGGGCGTTGCCGGCTGCTCGCTGTACCACCGATCGACGTCGAAGCGGTCCGGCGGAACCTCCTCGATGGCATCGACTCCATCTTCCAGAACTCGCCAGAAGTCCTCGAGTCCATCGACCGCGGCGAAGCGGCAACCGATTCCGACGATGGCAATTGGCGTGTGACGATCCCTGTCCATGCGACTGCGACTCCGTCCTGGTCTCGAGCGTGGTGATCTCGTGACGCGCAATCTCCCGTGCAGGATGCATGCCGCTTTCCTCCGGGCGCGCCGGCGGCTTCGGCTCGATCGGCCGACCGCCTTCGCCCGCGGCCA
Proteins encoded in this region:
- a CDS encoding SDR family NAD(P)-dependent oxidoreductase yields the protein MDRDRHTPIAIVGIGCRFAAVDGLEDFWRVLEDGVDAIEEVPPDRFDVDRWYSEQPATPGRLSNRWGGFIRNPADFDADFFGIAPREAEALDPQQRWLLEVAWEALEDAGAAPEALAGSRTGVFVGLYNQDYEALSYRDASRVNLYTHTGNYGSAASGRISYTLDLRGPSFTVDTACSSSLLAVHLACQSIWNGESEQALVGGANFILSPEPGVGFSQANMLALDGRCKFGDSRADGFTRSDGAAVVVLKPLAKALADGDRVYASVRASATNNNGRTSRSLMTPSTDSQSALLRDAYGRAGVAPGDVQYLEAHGTGTNAGDPIELEAIGTVLREGRPDGERCLVGSVKTNIGHCEAAAGMAGLVKVALSLKHRQIPPSLHVEAPNPKIPWEDLALEIPRTLRPWPRGRGRRLAGVSSFGITGSNVHVVLEEAPDLGPESVDVAQDRDSLLVLSAKTTAALRQRATEMATHLECEPQAIDDVCYTAARRPHLPERLAAVGSSAEEVREILAEFGSTGSHPAASVTPSDLGDGSKLVFAFSGQGSQWPGMGRDLFDREPAFREALLRCEEVIRSDVGWSLTESLYGADAAERLEAVDVIQPAIFSLQVALSDLWSSIGIRPDAVIGHSMGEIAAAYAAGALGLEDACRVVCRRSRLVKATGGTGAMAVVELSREEVQEYIEPLKSRVGLAAVSGPTSCILSGDAGAIDVLVAAFSAHDVFARRIKVDYASHGPQMDPLLPTLREQLRSLEPRAGSVPMLSTATGEWLRGPEMDGEYWAQNLRRPVLFWPGIERLLEDGHRLFVELSPHPVLTPAIGEGLRRASGGGVSMGSLHREGGCRRAFLETVGQLYTAGRMPTWSTLVSSDARSVRLPTYPWQRRSFWLEEGSADRSTIETQRTVVRDGTSVAADPLLRRHLRADLEGSTQYWEVDLYQAAFPWLADHRVGDAVVLPGAAYVEMALSAGHEALGEGTLELADFVFCEALIVPADGARVLQLALSEETDGWASLRFLSREKDDVADAAPILHATTRVRVDSARTGDAGAEMDGRRTSPEPRSAERHYEALRERGILHGPAFQRIRAIERGEGFVCADLEPARPGDEAYAIHPALLDSCFQAVLAGWPGKGTAVPVRIGRLRSYDRTRLPATCHARCSGGPEGSGDLVATSASGDVLIEVSGLAFRQLTPDTAAETHYAPVWQETALAAAASGVDDRFTWLLLGDSTGVSAALAERLRARGHACLLATVGDAHRRVGPLAFETPPLDGIGLRALAKEARGLDDAAPLRVVHLFSLDEPGATDANVDDLVEAQRYGTESVLRLVQALIPEEPDAAPALTIVTRGAQAVVPGEAPVALAQSPLWGLGRTIAVEHPELRCRRIDLDPGSPVAAVDGLVEELLEPDLEDEVAFRAGCRLAHRLLPQTPGSAADRESREELVAGDRAYRLEIDVPGRLDSLVVREVPRVDPEADEVEIEVRASGLNFKDVLMALGAIPGLQDDSVPLGLECAGVVTAVGADVSGLAVGDDVVGVAPHGLSRFVVAPSCFVAPKPAGMSYEQAAGFPLVFMTAHYALNRLGNLRRGERVLIHAGAGGVGQAAIQIAQAKGAEVFATAGSESKRALLRDQGVGHVMDSRSLDFAGRILETTGGEGVDVVLNSLSGTAATKSLAVLRPHGRFLEIGVRDILSNRALHLRPFEKNLAYFAIDLWRMRGERPDLFAGLLTEVLDLARTGGVEPLQTQAFAFQQARDAFGMLAQAKHVGKVVVTAGGREQKMFPRALPSALVPDATYLISGGLGGLGLKVARWMVEQGARSLLLVGRREPSEEAAATLRDLRVRGATIRVGRADVSSREELASMLAEAAPELPPLRGVVHAAGILEDGVLRTLELEPLRRVMAPKVRGAWNLHALTEDQDLDFFVLFSSVAALLGLPGQGNYCAANAFLDALAHARHAQGKPACSIAWGPWADVGLAADRSSRGARLEGRGLGSLSPEDGVRALGGILGEPSNHVAVMSFDLKRWLDFYPGARGASLLRGLQGGEADSQLAEAAGFEAELAAIDSPAAREEELVSRLQVEIAEVLRTRPEEIDRRRALKDLGLDSLMAIELRNRLEALVGLELSSTLVWAYPTVAALAAHLIQRLGLEGAVEAPPPEPAFEDGGVVDLESEAGVDELDADLERLFESVESLSDEEAGNDLSQS